The Geothrix sp. genome window below encodes:
- a CDS encoding MogA/MoaB family molybdenum cofactor biosynthesis protein, with product MDRVHLVTLSDRASKGEYQDQSTPLLTSWLKGQGVAGVTASLMPDDPAVLEVDLRRAVAEQVPLILTCGGTGFGPRDTTPEATRRVIEREAPGICELIRAKGGHPLAFASRAVCGIASRSVILNLSGRPAAALEQIQLAWPLLLHAVSVLRKEGEAGGPCT from the coding sequence ATGGATCGCGTGCACCTCGTCACCCTCTCGGACCGGGCCTCCAAGGGCGAGTACCAGGACCAGTCCACCCCCTTGCTGACCAGTTGGCTGAAGGGACAGGGCGTGGCGGGGGTCACCGCCTCGCTCATGCCGGATGATCCGGCGGTCCTGGAGGTGGATCTGCGCCGGGCCGTGGCCGAGCAGGTGCCCCTGATCCTCACCTGCGGGGGGACGGGATTCGGCCCCCGGGACACGACGCCCGAGGCCACGCGCCGCGTCATCGAGCGGGAGGCTCCCGGCATTTGCGAACTCATCCGCGCCAAGGGCGGCCATCCGCTGGCTTTCGCCAGCCGGGCGGTTTGCGGCATCGCATCGCGTTCGGTGATCCTGAACCTTTCCGGCCGTCCGGCTGCGGCGCTGGAGCAGATCCAGCTGGCTTGGCCGCTGCTCCTCCATGCGGTGTCGGTGCTCCGCAAGGAAGGCGAAGCGGGGGGGCCCTGCACTTGA